The proteins below are encoded in one region of Aquisphaera giovannonii:
- a CDS encoding 2-aminoethylphosphonate--pyruvate transaminase, protein MSDPAPTPPPAARDKLLFTPGPLTTSAGVKQAMLRDAGSWDVEFHEVVRGVRRSLLAVAGLSPDDGYDAIPMQGSGTFGVESAIGSAVPRGGKLLVLANGAYGERILRIAECMDLDRRVLRSDETAPPDAGAVDAALREDPAITHVALVHCETTTGILNPIAPVAGAVRRHGRSLILDAMSSFGAIPIDLKAEGIDYLVSSANKCIEGVPGFSFILARRAALEATGTRPRSHSLDLLGQLRALESTGQFRFTPPTHAILAFARALAELEAEGGPAGRGRRYLANHRALASGMGRLGFVPLLDPALQGPIITAFHHPADPAFRFADFYKGLSARGMIIYPGKLTKVDTFRIGNIGRLFEADMVQLVHAVEDTLRELGCGLPLAPP, encoded by the coding sequence CACGCCCGGGCCGCTGACCACGAGCGCGGGCGTGAAGCAGGCGATGCTCCGCGACGCCGGCTCGTGGGACGTCGAGTTCCACGAGGTCGTCCGCGGCGTCCGCCGGTCGCTCCTGGCCGTCGCGGGGCTCTCGCCCGACGACGGATATGACGCCATCCCGATGCAGGGGAGCGGCACGTTCGGCGTCGAGTCCGCGATCGGCTCGGCGGTCCCCCGCGGCGGCAAGCTGCTGGTGCTGGCCAACGGCGCCTACGGCGAGCGGATCCTGCGGATCGCCGAGTGCATGGACCTGGACCGCCGCGTCCTGCGGTCGGACGAGACGGCCCCGCCCGACGCCGGGGCCGTGGACGCCGCCCTCCGCGAGGACCCCGCGATCACCCACGTCGCGCTCGTCCACTGCGAGACCACCACGGGCATCCTCAACCCGATCGCGCCGGTCGCCGGGGCCGTCCGCCGGCACGGCAGGTCCCTGATCCTGGACGCGATGAGCAGCTTCGGCGCGATCCCGATCGACCTCAAGGCCGAGGGGATCGACTACCTGGTCTCCTCGGCGAACAAGTGCATCGAGGGGGTGCCCGGCTTCAGCTTCATCCTCGCGAGGCGCGCGGCGCTGGAGGCGACCGGCACGCGGCCGAGGAGCCACAGCCTGGACCTGCTGGGCCAGCTCCGCGCCCTGGAGTCCACCGGCCAGTTCCGCTTCACGCCCCCCACGCACGCGATCCTCGCCTTCGCGCGGGCCCTCGCGGAGCTCGAGGCCGAGGGGGGGCCGGCCGGGCGCGGCCGCCGGTACCTCGCCAACCACCGGGCGCTCGCCTCCGGCATGGGGCGGCTCGGCTTCGTGCCGCTCCTGGACCCGGCCCTCCAGGGCCCCATCATCACGGCCTTCCATCACCCGGCCGACCCGGCCTTCCGCTTCGCCGACTTCTACAAGGGCCTGAGCGCCCGCGGCATGATCATCTACCCGGGCAAGCTGACGAAGGTGGACACCTTCCGGATCGGCAACATCGGCCGGCTCTTCGAGGCCGACATGGTGCAACTCGTCCACGCCGTCGAGGACACGCTCCGCGAGCTCGGCTGCGGCCTCCCGCTGGCCCCGCCATGA
- a CDS encoding DUF1559 domain-containing protein — protein MRPALRESRGRAAGFTLIELLVVIAIIAVLIALLLPAVQSAREAARRAQCTNNLKQLGLALHNYHSALNSFPLAGVNAGVADAPGTTGAWGNWSSLSMLLPYLEQSTIYAACNFNVANQGYNSGLSGNINSTATRTTINAFLCPSAPRLQGGNWSTYYGSPYPNTNYFASVGSSLCQYGGNPAGVAYMDNNGNSAAPNGPFMVFGPALGIRDITDGTSSTFAFGEWRTGDGQQSTLSVPQDVIRVGGSLPSGMTLGPVMNMPLGGAYLNTWLQGCAGSALGSVGSTNNWSGLGQFWCQGLFGDTVGNFLVAPNSNYPNCAIYQYGGDNDGSYGNYGPSSYHPGGANVAMADGSVRYIKNTTNQITIWQLASRNQGEVVSSDSY, from the coding sequence ATGCGCCCTGCCCTTCGTGAGAGCCGCGGACGCGCCGCGGGGTTCACGCTGATCGAGCTCCTCGTCGTCATCGCCATCATCGCCGTGCTGATCGCCCTGCTCCTGCCCGCGGTCCAGAGCGCCCGCGAGGCCGCCCGCCGCGCCCAGTGCACCAACAACCTGAAGCAGCTCGGGCTGGCCCTGCACAATTACCACTCGGCCCTGAACTCGTTCCCGCTGGCCGGCGTCAACGCGGGCGTCGCCGACGCCCCCGGCACGACCGGCGCGTGGGGCAACTGGAGCTCGCTGTCGATGCTGCTGCCGTACCTGGAGCAGTCGACGATCTACGCCGCCTGCAACTTCAACGTCGCCAACCAGGGCTACAACAGCGGACTCAGCGGCAACATCAACTCGACCGCCACGCGGACGACCATCAACGCCTTCCTCTGCCCGTCGGCGCCGCGGCTCCAGGGCGGCAACTGGTCCACGTACTACGGCTCGCCGTACCCGAACACCAACTACTTCGCCTCGGTGGGCTCCAGCCTCTGCCAGTATGGCGGCAACCCGGCCGGCGTGGCCTACATGGACAACAACGGCAACTCGGCGGCCCCCAACGGCCCCTTCATGGTGTTCGGCCCGGCGCTCGGCATCCGCGACATCACCGACGGCACGTCGAGCACCTTCGCCTTCGGCGAGTGGCGCACCGGCGACGGCCAGCAGTCGACGCTCTCGGTCCCGCAGGACGTCATCCGCGTCGGCGGCAGCCTCCCCTCCGGCATGACGCTCGGCCCGGTCATGAACATGCCGCTCGGCGGCGCCTACCTCAACACCTGGCTGCAGGGCTGCGCCGGCTCGGCCCTCGGCTCGGTCGGCTCGACCAACAACTGGAGCGGCCTGGGCCAGTTCTGGTGCCAGGGCCTCTTCGGCGACACCGTCGGCAACTTCCTGGTCGCCCCCAACAGCAACTATCCGAACTGCGCCATCTACCAGTACGGCGGCGACAACGACGGCTCGTACGGCAACTACGGCCCCAGCAGCTACCACCCCGGCGGCGCCAACGTCGCCATGGCCGACGGCTCGGTCCGCTACATCAAGAACACGACCAACCAGATCACCATCTGGCAGCTCGCCTCGCGCAACCAGGGCGAGGTGGTCAGCTCCGACTCCTACTGA